The genomic stretch CAGGTATCTGGCACAGGCAGGCAAATGGGGCAGCATGATCTGCTCAGGAATCTTGCTGGCACAGGTGGAAAACAGAGCTTGTCAAACACTTCCAAGTCCTAAGAGAACAGTGATAGTGTAAGGCAAAGGAGAAAATCATTAGGGAAAGGAGATGAAAGCTATACAGGGAAAGAGGACCACTGAGGAACAATGGTtaagatagacagatagatagatagataaaaaaTTCACACATGCTGAACTCAGAGCTCTGAGGATTTTAACTAAGCACAGAACTGAAGCAGATCCTTGGCAAGATGGAATTGAATTCCAAGCCTCAAAAGAGCTTAGTCACTTCTGCGACTCCTCATCTCCCAGATGTAGTTCTGCAAGAATTCTACAACAGGAAACAGCAAGACAACCTCTCCCTTACCGAGCAGTGGGGGACAATGAAGCGATACAGCCCATCCAAGTGCAGAAATGGAAACCATCGCAGTGATTTCCCCATAAAGAGCAGTAGTgcctggagaggaagaagaaaaaaaaaaggtgagaaaaggCGACAAGAGATGTTAGCAAAAAGATaggaaacaaaaaacacagcaaaaagagaGCGAGCCTAGCAGAGGAGGTCTTGTGCAAGAAGAGAGGTTAGCACCATCAGGGGTGAGGGAAGGCAGATGCATTTACAGCAAATTGACAGAGAGGAGACGGAACTCCCTTGGGGTGGCAGGTAGGAAGTTACCTGCATAAATATACATCTGTACCCAAGGCAAAAATCATCCTCCCTTGGAAATCTGGGTCCTTAATTATCAGACAGGCTCCTTCAGAAGCCAGCTCACACCCTTATCCAACCACCCCCAAACCACCCCTCCTGCCTCACTTCTTGCTGTGTCATGCCCTCTTCTCCATGACAGTTGGTCTCCTCCAGCTCTGGTAGATTCACAGTTTTTCTGGGACGGCTCCAGAATTGAGGTCTGCCCAACCACAGCACTGTGGCCTGGAAACTgcgctgcagctcctgccctTCTCCATTTCCTTCTCCGAGTAGCTGGTAATTGCGTAACATAAGCCCTTCCTTCTGGGTAACCAAGAACAGGCGAGATACGCAGCTGTTTTTTCCTGTGCTGCTCTGGTCCCTCTGACAGCTCTCATTTCTCTCAATATCTGGCTTGGGATCGTCCAATTTCAGCACTTTTGCCTCTGGAATTTCCAGCTCAGATGCTGAGCCGCCATCATCCTTTTTCTTCAAAGAGGAGCTGTTTCTGCTCCTAGGACCCTCCTGGATTTGTACTTCAGGAGCCTGGAGAACCAGCGCATCCTCAAAGTAGAACTGCACATACACACTGAAACGAGAAGTAGTAGCAGTAACACTGCCTGCTGCTGACATGTGGCCTTCCAAACCAAGCAGCTGTGACTGCCCAGCAGGTATTCAGAAAAAGGCAGCTGCCAGGCTGGGCATATTctgaacaaaacagagaaggCAGATTTTTTGCTGATACAGATCTCCTTTCCTGTGAGTAGCAAAGGAGAGTTGCTTTGGCACTGACATACTGTGCTGATAAGCAGCTTTACTATGGTCCTAAATAACTGTAGAATTGTAGAGTGCTTTCACCCAGGCAATGAATAAAGGCACtcacctgttttttttctccctcacatGCTCTACATTTGCCAGCTGTTTCCAGGAGGGAAAATCACTCTGAAGGAATCTCTCCACTACAAGCTGGTAGGCTTCCACTTGCAAGAGAGAGCCTGCAAACACAACAGAGAAAGGAGATGAGCTAATAAAGAAgagaacataaaaacagcaagCTCAATTTCCCCATTTTAAAGTCACGAGGCCAGGCAGTGACAGTTCAGCATCTCCATACCAAATCTCCTCTTCCTTGTTTTGGAGCAGGATAGCAGAACAACAAAAGCTCAGCATGCTCAAGTTTAGCTTAGCGGGACATACCTATGAGAGCTGTATTGGCAAAGGGACTACCATCTTTATGGGATATCACACAGGGAAGTGTGCTGCTCTTGTCCTGCAGATGGAGGGAACTGCTCCTGGAGGAAACTCTCAGCACACCCAATAATACCTGCAATAGAAAAGAAGCTGCAAAGAACATCAAACAATTCCCAGCTTTGAAGGCCATAAATCAAAGAGTacataacagcagcctgaaaTCAGCCCATGAACTGCGGTgtgctgaaaagaaaagcagtgtcATCCCCTAAGAGAAATGGGCATGTATCAAGATAGAGCAAAGGAGAGCACATGTGCTAGAAAGGATGGGGACAACAGGGAGCTCTCAGGGCACAGGCAGTAAAGGGAACAAGGCACCTACCACTCGGGGCTGAAAACTTCCTGCTGAGAACATGCAGTATGACCAGGCCAGACTGCGATTCAGCTCCTGGGTGCCCATGTGCTGCACCTCTGAGGGGGACAGCAGCTGCGATGGACAGAAGTCATCCCAGCTCTTCTGTTTTGCCATGCAACACAGTTTAGACAGAGATGGGGCCTGGCATGGGGGGTCCAGAGTCCAATACTGGGTGAGGgggacaaaaaaacaaacaaacaaacaaactgatttTCTTCCCACCAAACAAACAGGAAACAGCTTGCAGAGCCCTGTCCCACCTGCTGCAGTGGACACTGGTGTCTTTTTGCTAGCATTTCATTATAAATATctcttgtttcctctctgcccGATACCATTCCTTGCAGAAGGGGGACAAGGAACTTCTCAGCAGCTCCACGGTCTTGGTGCACAGAGCTATGCAACAGTCGCCGGTGtccaaagaaacaagaaaacctgaaaaaagaGCGTTAGAGGCATTAGTAGTCCTCACTTCTTAGGTGTTTTGCACATAATTCAGGCATTCTTTCAGTTTGTGACAAGCAAATATGGGGTGCAGGAGCAGAGCTAAGAGTGCAAAAAGAAtatgaagtgattaaaaaaaggagCATTTCAGGGTGAGGTAGATTTATGTCAGGCAACCAGACAAGGAACAGGAAGATATACAGAAGTGGAGAGACTGGCAAAACCCCAAAATGCAAGTGTACAAAAGAATCCATCCAAGATAATCTCCCTCTAAGTCACACAAACAAACTTCCCTGCATTTTGGCTAAGCTTGATATGATTACTCATGTTAGGTATACTTGACTTGCTTTCACAGGATGAAGATCACAAGGCAGAATAAAATATACAGTTtgttctcattcattttttccttgcattgggTTCCTTTCAGAAGTCTAGCTCACTGTTTCTGCATGCCTGGAAGTGGCCATGCCACCAGTCAAAAAAAGCTTACTAATAGAAGGTGAAGTCAAATAAAAAGAGATAGTAACTAATTCACTGGAACAATTTTGAAGCAACAGAAGGACTTGGCAATCACACTGCAAGTAACTGAAAAGGCTAATAGAAAAAATGAAACTTGTAGCTAGCACTCATTCCAGAGGCAGAATTGAAGCTGTTTTATTAGAGAGTGTAGTAAACACTTCATGATGCCAGTAAAGCATATGAAGACAGTGCATTCTATAAAATGCTATTAATTGACTGCCTGAGATTAAATGTGTACCTGTTTCTAAGCTCTGAGGCAGTGGTTACAGTGATCAACCATAACTATACCAGAACACACAAATATTTTCACTAACAGAACCTAGAAGTAAACTTAGTGACTGGCCTAGTGCTGTAGTGCAAACAGACAGCGCAGCCATTGGGGAGAGTGAGTTCTTCAGCAGAAAGTCACCTGGAAGGCTCAGGGATAAGCATGCACAGGAAAACTTGCTAGGATAGAGGTTCTCAAACAGATGCTTACACTACTGACAATATTCAGAACATCTCAAGACAacatgcagagctgctgctgctgctcagaccTGGCTCCTCACAAAAGCCAGTACCCACAGGTCTCTGTATCAGCTGCGATCTGACTGAAACAGCAGTTTCCAGCTCCAGCCACAGTGCTCACCTTGATTTGCCAGGCAAACCAGGTTGGAAGGTGCACATCCCTACAGGGCTTCCATATTTCAAGACAAAAGTTCTCAGGCAGGAGTATGTGAGCACATGTGCTGGGGCACTGCAGCTTCCAGAGAACAGTGGGCTTACTGCATGTGCACTTGAAAAACATACAGGATTTCCTGATAAGAGCAATTGCAAGGTACAAGTGACTGGACTACCAGAGGATGGGAAATCCAGATGTATGTTAAGCTTATGCTAGTAAGCCAGAAGCAATTGCTGCTGCCACTGGTAGTATTCAAGCACAGCAGCTTTATGAACACCCGGTCTAGAGGTGCCCAGACAGCCTACAAAACATATTTCCTCATAGCCTGGCTTAAGAAGGACTGTCCTCACCTCTCCTCGAATGTCTCCAGGAGGCTCACCAGCCAGAGGTAGAGTGGCATGCCAAGATTATAGCGGAAGAGCAGCTGTAAGTAGAGATTTCCTGAAGATACAGTTGGCTGGTAGAAGGTGCTGAGCCTTGAAAAACTCTTCAGCACAACAGTGCTGTTCAGGCAAGCACCAAGTACAATGAAACGGAAGGATACCAGAGGTTTCTGTAGGAGGTGGACATCGATGAGCTATGAAACACAGACATACAACTTAACAGAGAGGAGATGCCTGCTCTGCCACCATTCCCCAAAACTATCACTCCACACCAAACGCTTTGGCTCTCTATTGGATTAATGATAAGCCCAACGGGTCTTGAAAGATCTGCCATTGTTTATGGAGGAATCCTATAATTATCATTTCAACTCCTATGGCCAAGCCCAGACAGTCAGATCCCCGGTTTTGTGCTAGGCACTTGCTGACAAAGACTTAACATTCCTGTTAAATATATTCCCACATACTTGCGTCCCCagggcctggggtgggggggattcttatttactGAAGGCTTTATTTCTCATCAGTCTCAAACTTTACCTTCACACATGCTCCTGGTCGGAGTCCATGTGCAGAGTTCAACAACTGCTGGTAAGCAAGGCACAAGCACACTTTGTTATCTAGTTCAAAGAGACCAGCTTGGGCATTGAGTATTTTGGTGACGGTCccctaaataaaaagcaaacagttaAACTACTAACAATCAGCGATCAAGCAGCAAAGTTAAGGGAGTGTACAGAGTCCTAGAATATAAGAGATTCAACGGCCTGAGTCACAGGGAAATATATCTATCTGCAAGGCAAAGGAGACCTTGCAGATCAGGAGCTGAAGCCCCAAGAGCATGAGTGGGTAAAGGCTAATGTTACAAATTCTTACCACATATGAGATGATCTTGGACTCTTTGGTTGATCCTGGCCTTTCCTGTTCAACCCCCAGCTCTGAGGAGTCACTGAACTGCACAGAGGCCTCAGGGAAAGCAGACTGAGGGGATTTGCCTTGCCAAGCACTGTCCAGGGGCTGCTCTTTCACCTGCTTGGCGCAGTAGGGCAGGAGGCATGAAGAGACACCAGTGACAAACACCCTTTGCCCAGATTTCTTCAGACTGGACATACTCAGGCCTGTTATTATGTACCTGTGGCCCAGCTGGAAGACATGGTGCCATGCCAGTTGGTTGGGTTTCTAGAGCAGAGAAACCAAAAACAACATGATCATctcctgcactgaaaaaaaatttttcctcAGGCCCTGATAACTCAATCCAAAATCTTTTCTGCCATGACGACTGCATCACGCTCTACCATAAGTGGGAAATCTGCAAACTATTCAGGGGCACTGAGACTGCAGGGGGGAGGAGGTCTGTATTTCTGCATGGCATATCACCAGACTTCTTACGCACAAGGACTGTTGTAGGccacatggaagaaaaaaatagcgTCAATAGTAAACAATGAATAAACCAAACTGGGAAGTCAAGGGCAAGCCTCAATGAATGGATTAACCAGCATCTACACAGACACAGCTGGTAAATCTGCGGGCAAAGTTCCAAGAACTTACCTGTACCAGCACTGGGACCCCGACAGCTGAAACGAAGCacttcagaaacagaaagaagaatgTCTTGTGGTGAATACAAAGGAGAGGGCTGAGTTTGGCCAGCTCACCTGCCACACTGAGCTTTGATCTTTTCTTACATGGAATCCTAGAGGGAAATTGAGGAAGCAAACAAAATCAGAGGTGAAAGAAGAACTCAAAAGTATGCCAAAAGCAAAGTATGCAAATATGCAACATGCATGTTCTAGAAATAAAGGATCCAACAAAGTAATAAAAAGCACCTCTCTCAGAGAGGCATGATGTTTCCAAAACAATTCTTGGCTACAAAATGATAACCTTAATTTTTATATACTAAATCccttagatatttttaaaaccctTAATATTTGAAGACAGCAAGATTGAGTTGAACAAATTCACGTGTTCCAAGACAATGGCCAAATTATGAAAAGCTTTAGCACAAATGAGAAGCTGATTATAGTTCAAAAGGAAGTAAAATAAGTCACGAGCAATTCTTCAGCAGAAAACAGAACTTGATATTGTAGATCCATGCAGCGTGACACTGTGGAAGCTCTACGCCTAGAAACAAAAGTGGCCTGAAAGCAACAATGGTGTATTCCTGACAAACTCGGCACAGGGTGAAAGAGCAGCAAAACTTAAAGCagatggggaggaggggaaggagagggagggaatgCTTTTCTTCAGTCATTTCTATTTGTCACATCTTCATTTCAACTCCTACTGGACTTAAATATAAGCATCCTGCTTATTCTAAACAAACAGATATTCTTGATTCTCAGACATAAAAACAATTATGTAactttatgactttttttaaagagatactAAAACCTCAACACACACAAGTACCAGGAACAACATTAAAGATGTTATCAGTCAAGTCATTAAAGGATCACCTCAACCAGCCAGATACGTATCTTAGTAACATATAGTGCATCTGTACATGGTTGCAACCACTGCATTTAAATTGCATGATACTTGCCATTGTACAATTCAAACTTCAATTATGCAAAATTCTTACAATCTTTTCTCTGATAAGTTTTCAATTTCTACTGCTTGCAGTGTTTCTTTTTGTACTGAACAGAGCAAGTGATGCCCGAGGAAGCTGGACACATCACACATACAAAAAGAACAACCAAGCAGAGTAATAGAACCTAAACATGTCAGCTTTGATTTTGTTTACCCTGCAGTAATTGTGGTTCTTCAAACTGTTAAAGCTACTATAGACTCCTCTGTTGATGGGCATACACTCACATGCACAAAGCCGCACGATTCTGACTAAACATACATTGGGGTTGCACACAGGCCCTATGTTTCCTCATACTTTTATACAAGGGCAAAGAGGGTGAGACTGCTTTAGTATCTTTCAGTTCCTGGTACTGACAGCAAATAGAGCGCTAATCTCCTAACCTGCCATCATAGTTTTCTGTCATGTCAAGAAGGTACTGTTTAACCAAGGTGAGGGGCTCTATATTATGCCTATGTAGTTCTCAAGTGATGGCCTTCTTCCAGCACAGGCTAAAGATGGCAGCAACCTGTCAAGGTGTGGCTAAAGGTTCAGTTGTATCTGCCAGCTGATCACAGGCAGAGATAAAAATTAAAAGCTCATGTTTGTGATTAGAGTTTGCTCTGCTAATAGGATAGAAATCACAACAAAAATACATCTAGGTGGTCAAAGAAGTTCAGCGTCAATAAGAGGGCATCGCACATTCTTTTACCTAATTTCTCTCCAGGTGTCAAAGGTGGTTAGGTAAAAAAATCATAGCCTAAGAACTTGTGCTGCAGAGACAAAAACCTTAACCATAAGGTACCAGACAATGAGTAAGAATACCACAAATTTCAAAACCACAGCATTGGTGTTCTATGTTTAGGATGAATCTTTAATAGACAGGTAAACGAGAAGACTGTCAATATTGCTACATGAGAAGTCGAAACCTGTTTTACTCCGCTGAAACATGCCTCAATCTATAACATGGATTTTGAGATACTGCAATACAGAGCAGAATCAAGGTCAGGTGCAGCTTGAAGATGTGAAGCTGAGTCCAAATCATGCAAACTTGTCCATATGAAAACATTTCTACTTAAAGACTATTTTTGCCTGTCAGATTTAAGAAACTCTCTTATCAAGAATCTGTCATTAATTGCTGCTTCTTAGCACTGCCCTGTCAGTGTTACTGTGACTAGGATTTCCTCTCAAGTAGGCAGAGATCCTCTaagctttgtttttcagaataGGGGTGAACATACAAAATTCTCTTCTAACTCTGCAGCAACCAGAGAGCTGAAGCAACTACTCAGTGCATAGGCTCTTTAAACTAACTAGTATCTGTTACATCCATCTTGCAACAGATTTCTCCCACCACACAGGGAAGGGTTTATATGCAACTTCAGGTCTGCCATTTTAGAAAACCATTTACAGGGGGTTTACTACAGCTGGGGCACAGTTAGTGGGGAGAAGTGGCTGCACAGAGAAGTGCTGCTACCAAAACTCAGTACCAATGGGTCATGTCTATTTAGCAATCTGACTGTGAAGATGGGGCACACACATCCATTCAGCAGAACATACATGGTCACTAAGCAGCAACACAAGTTGTATTTTCActattgtaaaaaaataaataaattagggTTTAGATAATGATGCAAATATTTATTATGTAAAAAATTTGATTTCACTTAACTCAGGCGTACAGACACGTTGCTACAACAGAGCACAGCTAAAACTAACGTGGACAATTGGTCAGATATCAGGGACAGGCAGAGGAACTTTAATTTAACAAGAGCCTAACAGCGAAcactaaaataagaaaatagtttCCTTGTTTAGAAAAATCTGTCGAGCCAAACCAAATAGTTACATTTAAAGTAAGTTTCTCAAAAGCAGATAAAcccagttaaaacaaaaaaaaacctaaagCAGCCCGACTAATGAGTTTTTAGAGTTATCAACTTACAGTAAGAGTTCTTTGCTTGAGAAGATAATACTTTATCTAGCACAACCTGAAATTATGAACTTGAATATGATTTGCAATTCCATTGACTACACTTTGACATACTGTAAGTATTATCTGGATTAAAAACAAGTTACTCTATCAGGATCTTTATCTTAGCAATCTAATTAGAATTTGACCAGTGGTTTATACTAATTTCATATTAGAATCTAGAATTACTTCTCAATAATACTTTTGGTTTGCTGTAGGTTCAAAAAATTAAGTTGTGCTAATTAAAATAGTGAATGTCAGCTTAAATGAAAGTTCTTCTGAATGAtaaatttgttttcatcttttctatATTATCAAAATAAACCAGAAGATAATCTACAAATTATTTGATTGTGTTAAGATACAGAATAAAAACTTCCAACAAACTCCTGGAAAACACAGCTGATTACTGAAAAGTGGCTTTATTGTGTAACTTATTTCCACCATTCACCCTTTCGCTTCCAGCTTTGGCAGAAACATAATTTGGCTCTTCCTAAGCCAAGCGCTCCTCATGATGTTAGCAAGTAAGCCTGCCAAacgacagcagcagcactgcgaCACAGTTAAGTGAACTACGTGTTTACCTGGAGGCAAGCAGtggctcagctgctgctgggtaGATGACAGGAATGGTGTCTAGTACTTTCTTTGGGAGGGCATTTACTGGTACTGGATCCACCAGGATTTCCACATACCCCTTGGCACCCTGGTCAGTTTGTGGTACATATGCCCAGCTTGGGAAGAGGAACAGCGACTCCAGCCACTCAAGTTCAAAATGCAGGATCTAAGACAAAGGATAAAGGGTACCGCAGTTTGAGATGAGCTACAGTACATTTTCTCACTGCTACCTACAGTGTTAATCTACTATTATCTACAAAGTTAATCTGCTCTTCCATGCACATCATGAGCTCTTGTTCTACTGCTGGGATTCATTACTGAATGAGAACAGTGTTTTCTGCCCACTCCCCTACTTTGCAAGAAATTCTGTGCTTCCAGACGCAAATCTGGAACAGATTTGCTGAGCTCTAGGGCTAGCATTTCCTGAGTTCCAGTCTCTCCCTCACAGCAAGGTGAGAATTAATTCACTGCAGGGCTTAGTTATTTCCAGACCATTTTTCCGATCTTCTcacctgctttctcttctctgtgttTTCAGTTTGACGCTCATCCCAGTGTAACTAACACACTCGCACCTAATCTTCAGCTCTTTGGTAAGCACAATCTTGCCGCTCTTCCATCATCATTCTATGGTCTATGGTTCATGATGCATGGCCTCTTATTTAGACTCCCCTTATTATGACCTTAAGAAGGCTTTCACACTGTCactcaagcttttctttcctgaaaatatGTCATCAATGTGTCACCGAATGCCCAGTATAACTCCCCAGAAAGTTATTTCTTCTCCACTGGTTGAAATTCAACAGAGGATATCGCTATCATCTCCAGGTCTCCCAGGCCATCTCATACTGTTGAGAATTTAACAGAACTGGACGTTAGGCTTCCTTATCTCTTTTCCCCAAGCAAGTATATTCAATATTTGTACTCCTACCAATGACAAATTTGACATGGTCTATCCTCTCCCCAGAACGTGAGCTTGTTGTTTTCTCACCTATAACACAAATGTGTTCTCTCACTAACTACAGTCTTTGGCAGACCATCTGAAGCCCCTGGTGGTCTGTGACACTTCCCCAGATGTGGAAATAAACACATAATCCATCACACTGAGGACATACCTCACAGGGAATTATCCCAGTATTGTCTTTCACATATAGGCAACCATCTACcaacttctctttctcctcttgccTTCCATCTGTTAAATAGCCAACCAAGATCAGATAAGCCCGTGGCAAAGAGCTCTGCATGGGTAAAGCACCTTGTCCTTGACGAGCCCATTCCTTAAATTCATTAGTGCTCCAGGTCAGGTGGCTGCAGCATGGCGTGCTCTGTTGATGCAGTAGGTCAGAGACAGAggtgaaactggaaaaaaaagaaaagtaaagacaTAAAATGATGCAGGAGAAACCCAGCCTGCAGTTTGAGGATTACAGTGATCATTGCAGTGGCCCAGAGCCTGGCTAAGCCAGAGGAACCTTAGCTATTGGTACGGTCCGATGATACAACACGGCAAGAAGCAACCCATTCACTTGCATTTGTTAAGGATCTCTCTCAGCTCAGTCAGCATGTCTGTTCTGCTTGAGcatcatctctgaaaacagaTACCCTTTTATACTACAGTCACCTGGTTAGGCATGCAGAagacttgaggaaaaaaacaaaataagtgagggctaacaaacagaaaatgttttcaagtaTGTGTGAGGGTAGATGCGAGGGAGAACAGTTATCAGTTCAGGCATTTTTAGCTTGAATGGGAGACGCCATGAGAAAATCCCAGCTCAAGGCAGTCTACTTGTCAGCAAGGAACACTGGTAAATACAGGCTGTTTCCATCATTAGGTGCTATGAAGTGCTATCAAGCTAGCAATCTTAGGCTGTGCCTTCACTTCCAAGAACACATTCAGGCTAGCCCCTTGAAACTTTAGGCTTACcctcttgtttttttgttgttgtttgtttgttttctgaagggGTTTTAACACTAAATATCAACTACAGATGAAGCTGTTCCCAGTTTAAGCATCTGCTATGCTTAAACTGACAAAGGTACTGAATAAGGGAGAACAAGACAGCATCCTCACTAGATTCGCATCCTCTTCAGTGTTTATGATTATGGTAGCATTCATCATCACTCTTTACATCTTAGCTGACTACACTAGAGTTAACAAAAGCCCTCTGTCCATGCTAACCATCAACACTGACAGAGCTAATGCAAACTGGTCTCCAGCTAGTAATTTCAGTACTTGTTTCCAGTGAGGTTAACTGATAATTTTAGGTTGTGAAACTAGCTCTACTCACAACACCCACTTGCTCAATAGTGGGAGATAATCAAATTCAAATAAGATGAAATTGAGGAGTTTCACTTCATTAGTCAGTTATCAAAGGTTCAAAGCCAGAATCTTGCCTAGATGAGTGATGGGCCTGAATCAGCTACAGCTACAAATAATATTTACATAACAAATTAATCAGAAGAGATAAACACATGCAGATTATATTGTGTATTGGACAGGAACCCAAACAGAAGGACCAGCTGAAAAGGATAGAGGCAAACCACTCCATCCTGAAGGACATTAGAGATAGAACACCACCGGGAATAATGCTGATATCTGCAAGCAGGGTACAGTGCTGCTCACATTTTCTTTACATATGTTGATTGCTTCTTGGGACAGACTAAAACTACAACAGTACACTGAATCCTGGTTATCATGTACAGAGATACTGGTCCCTCTTCTGGTGCTACAGAGTTTGCTGGTTAGCTGCAGACAGAATATCCTTACAAGCAAACAGCCTACCGGCCTCATACAAGATAAATATCAACTTCCTTTAACTCTTTTCTATGAATTGCCCTGAATAAAAACGAAACACTGGTTTTATCATCATAATATATAGTCTACACAAAAAATATGGCTACGAGATAACATCAGTTTAGCTAGTGTGGAAGATCTACCATGTATGTTTATGGATTATTAGTTTAAACTTAAAGGCTCCAAGTCCCTAACCAGTTCTAGTTGACTTTGTCCCAATACCAGCTGTGCCAGGGGTTTTAGCAGACTGTAAGTGCCTCACTGTAAGCTGGAGCAAGAGAGGAATCGATATAGGGGAGCCAGACCTTCCATCCTGGATCCCTCTCAGCAAGCTGCATCTTCTTCACGACAGTAAGCACTCAAAAACCTTTCACCAGCTAAAGCAAGGACGATGCTATCCTAGATTCTCCCTCCGTGAAAGCACACGCCCGAGGGCAAAGCTTGGCCGGCTAACAGCCTAGGAGACCGGGCACAGAGAGGAGTCTCCTGCAGGATCCCGGTGGCAAGGCGCCGTGCAGCGCCGCAGCTGGCCCCGAGCGAGGTGCCCCACTTTGGTTGCACACCCTGCCAGCCGCAGACCGGCAGAACCGGCGCCTCAGCGCACCGCAAGCGCGCCCAGGGGCGCCCCGACGCCCAGCGAGTGCGTGCGGTTACCCGTCTCCAACGGCAGCCCCTCCCCCCCATCCGGGGCAGGCAGCGCACGGGGGAAGGAGCGCCCTCCTGCCCGTCGGGCCGCTGCCAGCGCTCGTGGGGGGCTCGCGGGCGGGCTCCCCGCGGATGGGCCCTCGGCGGGGGAGTTTGCGTGGGGGCcggttaccccccccccccccgcgcaacCGGCCAGTGTGGGgggggcgccgcgcatgcgcaAGGCACTCGCGCCCTCGCGCGCCGCGGTCGCAGGGAgccttctctccctccccgcgGTCACCTGTAGCCGAGCGGTAagtccccgccgcccgcggcccgcaGACACCGCAGCACCGCGTCcaccggcgccggcgccgccccgccagGCCCCTCGCGGGCAGGGAGCGCTCGGCGGGCGAAGGCCTGGGCCGCCTGCAGCCACCGCTGCTCCTagggagaagcagagaagacAGGACTCAGCGCCGCATCCCACGAGGCGGAGAGGGCCCGGAGCCCGCCCGGGTCACTCACCGCCGCGCTGGGCTCCGCCATGGCAGCGCCAGGACAGGCCGCTCGGCTCACGGCATTGCCGTGGCAACGCGGCGGCGGAGCCTGGCCAACCCGCTAGCGCGACGCAGCGGGCCTTAGTCTCCGCCCCCTCTCGTCCCTCCGGCCAatcggcgccgccgcccccgtgcggccctcccctccctccctctcgcgCGCGGGGGCCGCGTCACTGCTCGACGCCCCGGTGAGTGGGGGCCACGGCGCCGCCTCCGTTTTCGCCCGGTCTCAACCGTtagggccgggcgcggcgggccaGTGCGGAGGGCAGatatgggggtcctgggg from Dromaius novaehollandiae isolate bDroNov1 chromosome 1, bDroNov1.hap1, whole genome shotgun sequence encodes the following:
- the CTC1 gene encoding CST complex subunit CTC1 isoform X3, with translation MAEPSAAEQRWLQAAQAFARRALPAREGPGGAAPAPVDAVLRCLRAAGGGDLPLGYSFTSVSDLLHQQSTPCCSHLTWSTNEFKEWARQGQGALPMQSSLPRAYLILVGYLTDGRQEEKEKLVDGCLYVKDNTGIIPCEILHFELEWLESLFLFPSWAYVPQTDQGAKGYVEILVDPVPVNALPKKVLDTIPVIYPAAAEPLLASRIPCKKRSKLSVAGELAKLSPLLCIHHKTFFFLFLKCFVSAVGVPVLVQKPNQLAWHHVFQLGHRYIITGLSMSSLKKSGQRVFVTGVSSCLLPYCAKQVKEQPLDSAWQGKSPQSAFPEASVQFSDSSELGVEQERPGSTKESKIISYVGTVTKILNAQAGLFELDNKVCLCLAYQQLLNSAHGLRPGACVKLIDVHLLQKPLVSFRFIVLGACLNSTVVLKSFSRLSTFYQPTVSSGNLYLQLLFRYNLGMPLYLWLVSLLETFEERFSCFFGHRRLLHSSVHQDRGAAEKFLVPLLQGMVSGREETRDIYNEMLAKRHQCPLQQYWTLDPPCQAPSLSKLCCMAKQKSWDDFCPSQLLSPSEVQHMGTQELNRSLAWSYCMFSAGSFQPRVVLLGVLRVSSRSSSLHLQDKSSTLPCVISHKDGSPFANTALIGSLLQVEAYQLVVERFLQSDFPSWKQLANVEHVREKKNSVYVQFYFEDALVLQAPEVQIQEGPRSRNSSSLKKKDDGGSASELEIPEAKVLKLDDPKPDIERNESCQRDQSSTGKNSCVSRLFLVTQKEGLMLRNYQLLGEGNGEGQELQRSFQATVLWLGRPQFWSRPRKTVNLPELEETNCHGEEGMTQQEDLEVFDKLCFPPVPARFLSRSCCPICLPVPDTWHLQHETWISCLTERQLAAGSVLTGMEQRISSIPEVLSNRFTGSLVSFPGEIVERTLCASPKNEKPSMSLSLLQQKGSLLATDHSVKLSVSVAPSSPVVLDVYIAATYLQHLWGLLPGAKVLFQNLERKISRFHNVYCTYIASSCISIMSLPASRLPLLSSPAGEASSSSLVFLSNLQLHLQNMPQARILCHLSCVLTLSVQWVCSLCNSIFKEGKCTRHNPPCPSHIGVRQASARVLVEDGTGEALVLCRNQHVAAVLGLSLLEWEAVQNCVQSRGSVSIQHGEATGTGCVEEPEDLLACYLRSLCRSPLICRPILLDFSLDRKPSKIPQPAPLQLRNFRCGEAEFVSQVQPRPSLLCLNVEEVEQKALCCLNSERIRRTSSHC